Proteins encoded in a region of the Massilia sp. UMI-21 genome:
- a CDS encoding sugar ABC transporter permease, whose amino-acid sequence MISLRAHKISPHLALLPMALTALVAYIGGALWTLRTSFTASRTFPSDDFIGAAQYVRLFDNERWLISLHNLAVYGVLFIVACMVLGFLLAAFIDQNVNGEGFLRTVFLYPYAMSFVATGLVWQWLLAPGAGIEGAVRRLGFENFRFDWIIDQEMVIYTIVIAAVWQASGLVMAMMLAGLRGVDPEIYKAARLDGIPAWRVYLQIVLPMLGATSATVFLLLCTAVVKLYDAVVAMTGGGPGTASEVPAKFIMDHLFLRSNIGLASAGAVTLLIPVLALLAPYAYARSRKKRA is encoded by the coding sequence ATGATCAGCCTGCGCGCCCACAAGATCAGCCCTCACCTCGCCCTGCTGCCGATGGCGTTGACGGCGCTGGTGGCCTACATCGGCGGGGCCCTGTGGACCTTGCGCACCTCGTTCACCGCGTCGCGCACCTTCCCCTCCGACGATTTCATCGGCGCGGCCCAGTACGTGCGCCTGTTCGACAACGAACGCTGGCTGATCTCGCTGCACAACCTGGCCGTGTACGGGGTGCTGTTCATCGTCGCCTGCATGGTGCTGGGCTTCCTGCTGGCCGCCTTCATCGACCAGAACGTGAACGGCGAAGGTTTCCTGCGCACGGTCTTCCTGTATCCCTACGCGATGTCCTTCGTGGCCACCGGCCTGGTGTGGCAATGGTTGCTGGCCCCCGGCGCCGGCATCGAGGGCGCGGTGCGCCGGCTCGGCTTCGAGAATTTCCGCTTCGACTGGATCATCGACCAGGAAATGGTCATCTATACCATCGTCATCGCCGCGGTCTGGCAGGCCTCGGGCCTGGTGATGGCGATGATGCTGGCCGGCCTGCGCGGGGTCGACCCCGAGATCTACAAGGCCGCGCGCCTGGACGGCATCCCGGCCTGGCGCGTGTACCTGCAGATCGTGCTGCCGATGCTGGGGGCAACCAGCGCCACCGTGTTCCTGCTGCTGTGCACCGCCGTCGTGAAACTGTACGACGCGGTGGTGGCGATGACCGGCGGCGGTCCGGGCACGGCCAGCGAGGTGCCGGCCAAGTTCATCATGGACCACCTGTTCCTGCGTTCGAACATCGGGCTGGCCTCGGCCGGCGCCGTCACCCTGCTCATTCCGGTGCTGGCCCTGCTGGCGCCCTATGCCTACGCCCGCAGCCGCAAGAAACGCGCATGA